Proteins from a single region of Pyrus communis chromosome 6, drPyrComm1.1, whole genome shotgun sequence:
- the LOC137737949 gene encoding protein ABCI12, chloroplastic encodes MSFAYRAVTTVTFPSFPLNPNPKTLIASNFTHPSSLNKTLIQAKPRLSLQIRAAASDSSQSPWWVNVLPTKAFGAEKFLRLISGATASPICQYVSEPTTFLHSVDPRIKLVWLLALVVLPARSHIILRFGLVVYLAVLSIWILPRHTWMDQLGRVSLISGILFIMLGLGSDGVPPLVQLRTPPSAMMGLSNLPASLEGYSYLIMKLGPIQFTRKGLSVASTAACLTFTVFQSASLCLTTTTPEELAFALRWFMLPLTHLGVPVAEIILTLMLSLRFINLVFDEVRNVALGIVSRRINWEQLTMVETIDLLFAYFRRIFTNIFSHAEQISQAMIVRGFRGDSNAHKIYLLSDPSIGTADIISLLCLVGVIGASVWFGYFLV; translated from the exons ATGAGCTTCGCTTACCGTGCCGTCACAACGGTAACATTCCCCTCTTTCCCGCTGAACCCTaatcccaaaaccctaattgccTCAAATTTCACTCACCCGAGCTCACTGAACAAAACCCTTATACAAGCAAAGCCGAGATTAAGCCTCCAAATTCGAGCTGCGGCGAGCGATAGCAGCCAAAGCCCGTGGTGGGTGAACGTTTTGCCGACCAAAGCTTTCGGAGCCGAGAAATTCCTCAGGCTGATTTCAGGCGCGACTGCTAGCCCCATCTGCCAGTACGTCTCGGAACCCACCACCTTCCTTCATTCTGTGGACCCCAGAATCAAATTG GTTTGGCTTTTGGCTCTAGTTGTTTTACCAGCAAGGTCACATATAATACTGCGCTTTGGATTAGTAGTATACTTGGCCGTTTTGTCAATATGGATTCTTCCAAGACACACATGGATG GACCAACTGGGAAGAGTGTCCTTGATTTCTGGAATTTTATTCATTATGCTGGGGCTGGGTTCAGATGGTGTACCACCGCTTGTTCAGTTGAGAACCCCACCTTCTGCAATGATGGGATTATCAAATCTTCCTGCATCCCTGGAAGGTTACTCATATTTAATTATGAAGCTAGGTCCAATACAGTTTACAAGGAAGGGGTTGTCTGTAGCGAGCACAGCTGCTTGCTTAACCTTTACT GTCTTTCAAAGTGCGAGCCTTTGCCTTACAACCACAACCCCTGAAGAACTTGCATTTGCTTTGCGGTGGTTTATGCTCCCTTTGACACATCTTGGTGTGCCAGTGGCTGAAATTATTCTTACCCTCATGCTTTCATTGAGGTTCATCAATCTGGTTTTTGATGAG gttcggAATGTTGCATTGGGGATTGTGTCTCGTAGGATAAACTGGGAACAGCTGACAATGGTGGAAACAATTGATC ttttatttgcCTACTTCCGTCGGATCTTCACAAATATTTTTAGCCATGCAGAGCAGATTTCACAG GCAATGATTGTCAGAGGTTTTAGAGGGGACAGCAATGCTCATAAGATTTACTTGTTATCAGATCCATCCATCGGGACTGCAGATATCATTTCCCTGTTATGCCTGGTTGGTGTAATAGGTGCTTCCGTATGGTTTGGCTACTTTCTAGTCTGA
- the LOC137736805 gene encoding glutamine synthetase leaf isozyme, chloroplastic-like yields the protein MAQILAPTSQWQMKITKSSTTASPMTAKMWGSLVLKQNKKGPARSSTKFRVLATKAEGYTINRLEGLLNLDLTPFTDRIIAEYIWIGGSGVDVRSKSRTISKPVEDPSELPKWNYDGSSTGQAPGEDSEVILYPQAIFKDPFRGGNNILVICDAYTPQGEPIPTNKRARAAEIFKNKKVIDEVPWYGIEQEYTLLQTDVKWPLGWPVGGYPGPQGPYYCGAGADKSFGRDISDAHYKACLYAGINISGTNGEVMPGQWEYQVGPSVGIEAGDHIWASRYILERITEQAGVVLTLDPKPIEGDWNGAGCHTNYSTKSMREEGGFEVIKKAILNLSLRHGEHISAYGEGNERRLTGKHETASINTFSWGVANRGCSIRVGRETEKQGKGYLEDRRPASNMDPYIVTSLLAETTLLWEPTLEAEALAAQKLALNV from the exons ATGGCGCAGATTTTGGCGCCCACTTCACAATGGCAGATGAAGATTACAAAGAGCTCAACCACTGCCAGTCCTATGACAGCAAAGATGTGGGGTTCTCTTGTGTTGAAACAGAACAAGAAAGGACCAGCTAGGAGCTCTACTAAATTTAGAGTGCTCGCCACCAAGGCTGAAGGTTATACAATCAACAGGCTAGAGGGTTTACTGAACCTGGACCTTACTCCATTCACTGACAGGATTATTGCCGAGTACATTTG GATCGGAGGGTCAGGGGTTGATGTCCGCAGCAAGTCAAGG ACAATATCAAAACCTGTTGAAGATCCGTCTGAGCTTCCCAAGTGGAACTATGATGGATCAAGTACCGGACAAGCACCCGGTGAAGACAGTGAAGTAATCCTATA CCCTCAAGCGATATTTAAGGACCCTTTCCGTGGTGGCAACAATATTTTG GTAATTTGCGATGCATATACACCGCAAGGCGAGCCTATCCCAACAAACAAGCGCGCCAGGGCTGCTGAGATTTTCAAGAACAAGAAGGTTATAGACGAAGTTCCATG GTATGGGATTGAACAAGAGTACACATTACTCCAAACTGATGTGAAATGGCCCTTGGGCTGGCCAGTTGGAGGTTATCCTGGTCCTCAG GGTCCCTACTACTGTGGTGCTGGTGCAGACAAGTCATTCGGCCGTGACATCTCAGATGCTCACTACAAGGCTTGCCTCTATGCCGGAATTAACATCAGCGGCACCAACGGGGAGGTTATGCCTGGCCAG TGGGAGTATCAAGTTGGTCCGAGTGTGGGAATTGAAGCTGGAGATCATATCTGGGCTTCAAGATACATTCTTGAG AGAATCACTGAACAAGCTGGTGTTGTTCTCACACTTGATCCAAAACCAATAGAG GGTGACTGGAACGGTGCAGGATGCCACACCAATTACAG TACAAAGAGCATGAGGGAAGAAGGAGGCTTTGAAGTTATTAAGAAGGCCATTTTGAATCTTTCCCTTCGCCATGGTGAGCACATTAGTGCTTACGGAGAAGGAAATGAGAGAAGGTTGACAGGAAAGCATGAAACAGCCAGCATTAACACATTTTCTTGG GGAGTGGCTAATCGTGGTTGCTCAATCCGTGTTGGTCGTGAAACTGAGAAACAAGGAAAAG GTTATCTGGAGGATCGTCGTCCAGCTTCAAACATGGACCCTTACATTGTGACCTCACTGCTGGCAGAAACTACATTGTTGTGGGAGCCAACCCTTGAGGCTGAAGCTCTTGCAGCTCAAAAGCTTGCATTGAACGTCTGA
- the LOC137736655 gene encoding membrane protein PM19L-like, with protein sequence MANGGAKSAASILLIVNLVLYSVVIVIASWAVNHGIQRSRETASVLSIPARIFPIYFTFGNTATGFFVIFSLIAGVVGFGTSLTGLHNVVQWDGPSLHTAAAASLATCSLSLLAMGLACKEIDLGWTDSNLRRLETITILVTATQLFSTCVIHVGVEDVIAQERSRTGRV encoded by the exons aTGGCTAATGGAGGGGCAAAATCTGCAGCATCAATTCTCCTAATTGTTAATCTTGTTCTGTATTCCGTTGTGATTGTCATTGCTTCTTGGGCTGTCAACCATGGAATCCAAAGGTCTCGCGAAACCG CATCTGTTTTGTCGATTCCTGCTCGGATATTTCcaatatattttacatttgGGAATACGGCAACTGGGTTCTTTGTGATCTTCTCCCTCATTGCTGGAGTTGTTGGATTTGGGACCTCACTCACTGGACTCCACAACGTTGTCCAATGGGACGGCCCCAGCTTGCACacagctgctgctgcttctcTTGCTACTTGTTCACTCAGCCTTCTTGCCATGGG ATTGGCATGTAAAGAGATTGATCTTGGTTGGACAGATTCCAACTTG CGTAGGTTGGAGACAATAACAATACTTGTAACTGCAACGCAGTTGTTTTCGACGTGTGTCATCCATGTTGGGGTTGAAGATGTTATTGCTCAAGAAAGGAGCCGCACTGGAAGAGTTTAA